Within the Desulfovibrio sp. genome, the region GGTAGGGCATGAGTGCGGGGTAGCTTTCCAGCAGCACAGTATCTGTAGAGCGGAACTGCTGACGAAAGACATCCTGGTGCATGCGCGGAAGACGTGAAGCGAGGGTTTGCAGGTTTTGCCCCATCACCTGATTTTCCAGCGGGCATGAGGCTCCCTCGCCCTCGGTGACGACCGGGTGCAACCTGTCAAATTGAAAAATTTCAGAAAAATAATCCAGTTGGCGGGCAAAAGCCACCAGGGAAAAGCCAGGCAGATCCCTGTATTCGAACATGTCATTGTCAAATGAAGGCAGAAGCTCGCGGCCTTCCACAACCGGATAGTTCTTGTTTTCCTGATAGGGTTTTACCAGGCAGAAACGCACATGTACGGCATCAAGAAAATTCTTGAGCGACTCAAGGTCGCTGATGGCAACAGGGGCGGACAAGCACGTTGCATCCCGCCAAGGTTGACCATTTTTGCTAAAGACCTCTTGCCACTTGATCATTCCTGCACCCTACAGACCAATCTTTCTCAATTATGTATACTTATTTTTAAAATAATTCCAGTGTCCATAGCTGATAAATAAATATTTTACACAAGAGTCAACCCCTTACAGGGGCAGGGGGGCCATATTTATGCAAATTTATCTATTTTTCTTCTGATTGCCTGGCCTGTTGCATCGTCCTATGATCAAAAGCAGTTGCGGGGGGCGGTACGCTTTGTTACAAGAAATGAGCTTATTAATAGATTTGGCGGCCAAGCCGCATCACCATAAAACCCACAGTACCATGACTGAAAATTCTTTAGAAAAACATATACTCAGTATCGTTTGCAGCGTTTTTGACGCATACTCTGTTGTCTTGTTTTTGCCCGATGAAGAAGGTGAGGGGCACCACCTCGCCGCCTCTTTCAGCCTTGGCGACAAAATCGGGGCCAAGGCCACGGTGCTGCCAGGCAAGGGGCTGGTGGGCTGGATTGTGCGCAATCGCCAGCCACTTCTTGTCCCCAACTTCGATCAGCGGCAGAGCAACCTCGGCTATTATTCCGGTGGCGAAGAGGCCTCCATCAAGGCATTCATGGGTTGCCCCGTGCCAACCGGCGGGGCGTTATGCGTTGACAGCAAAAGACAGTATTCTTTTTCTGACAAAGACCACAAGATTCTGCAGATGTTTGCAGAGTTGGTGGCGCGCCAGCAGGGCAGCAAGGGCCGCCAGGATCTGACGGGCAACATTCCACGCTACTTTGTGGAACTGGGCGTCATTCAGGACCTGCGCTTTCGCTACAAGCGCTGGCCGCAATTTTTACAGAATTATCTGCGCATCATGGTTGAGGCTACGGGCTTTGACTACTGCGCCTTTGCCTCGGTGGATACCCCTGGCGAAACATATTGTGTGGAAGCAGAATCAGCGCGGCTTCTTCTTGACGGGCAGGAACCCCTCATCCTGCCCATGGGCAGTGGCATAACCGGCTGGGTTTTTCACAACGATCAGCCTGTGGTGGCCGAAGGGGTAGAGGGCGCGCCCTCTACGGTTCTGTTCGGCAAGCTCCCTGATATGCCGGACTTTCAAGCCGCCATTTGCATGCCCGTCATGGTCAATAAAAGTACACGCGGTGTTTTGTGTCTGGCCCACACGCAGCCCAGGCAGATTGATGAGTCCATGCGCAGTTTTGTGCGTCAGGCCGTAGACCATCTGGCGCTGTTTCTGGAAAATCTGTACCTCAAGGTACGTTTGCGCACCATGCTGCCCAGGGCCAGGCTGCACAGCGATGGCCCCCAGGTATATGATCCGGACAGTGCCCCCATGCCACCCCAAAAAGAAAATTAATTATGCTGCTGCGGCGCTTTTTCCGTTTTCTGTCGAAAGACATAGCCATGGATCTTGGCACCGCCAACACCCTGCTTTATACCAGGGCGCACGGCATTGTCGTCAATGAGCCGTCAGTGGTCGCTCTGGACGCGCTTTCCGGCAAAGTCCTTGCCGTGGGTGCCGCCGCAAAAGAATATATTGGGCGGACACCCCAGCGCATCCGCGCGGTTCGGCCCATGAAGGACGGCGTCATCGCCGACTTTGACGTCACCCGGGCCATGATTTCCTACTTTGTGCGCAAGGCCATCACGGGACTTCGTCTGGTCAGGCCTTCCATGTCCATCTGCATCCCCACCGGCATTACCCAGGTTGAAAAAAGGGCTGTCATTGACGCGGCCATGCTGGCCGGAGCGGCAGACATCTCCATGATCGAAGAGCCTATGGCTGCTGCCATAGGGGCTGATTTACCCATCCACGAGCCCCTGGGCAATCTTGTTCTTGACATAGGCGGCGGCACCAGCGAGGTGGCTGTCATTACCCTGTCCGGCGTTGCAAATACCCAGTCGGTACGCATAGCGGGCGACGCTATGAACCTGGCCGTACAGCGCTTCATGCGTGACGCTTTTCGTATGGAAGTAGGCGACAATACAGCTGAAAACGTAAAAAAGATCATAGGCTCGGCCATGCCAATACCCAATGCCCCCATCCTCGAGGTTTCGGGCAAGGATATGGTTCGCGGCGGCCCCCGCGTGGTCAAGGTAACAGAAGCCCATGTGCGTGAAGCCTTGCGTGAACCTGTGCAGGCCATTCTTGAGGTAGTCCTGCGTGCGCTGGAAAAAACACCGCCCGAACTTGCCGCGGATATTTACCGCAATGGCATGCTCATGGCTGGTGGGGGCTCACTGCTCAAGGGCCTTGACGAATATATCGCCAGAGAAACCCGCCTCAAGGTTTTTGTTGATAAAGACCCGCTTACCACAGTGTTGCGAGGCACAGCCAAAGCCATGCTTGACCGCGAAACGTACCGCTCCGTCTTTATCAACTAGCGCAGATTACCCTTGAGAATGGCAAGGATTTTCTGAAAAATCCTTGCAGAGCAATGACTTCATTTCATTCGTAAGCGGCTCCAGAACCCACAAGCGTTGCAAACAGGCATCCGCAACTGTGTCAGTACGCCTGTTACGGCGCTGAACCGGGCTGTTAGTCGCGTTCAGTCCCAAGCAAAAAACTGCCCGCGTCGTGCGGCAGCGGCAACGCATGGCTGCTCTTAATGTCACCACCACGACATGCCCGGGTAAACTGAAGCGCGGAAAATACACCCGATCACTTGAGTCCGTTGGGCTTCTGACCGGGGGATTTGGCGGGGTTCACGCGCTCGACTTGAAACAAAGGATTTCTCATGATTGATGCCAGTTCCATACTCAAAAACTGCGTGGATATTGTCCTGCAAAGCGGCGAGATCATACGCGAACACTGGGAGTTGCCCAGTAATGTGCGCCACAAGGGCAGCATTGACCTGGTCACCCAGACCGACCTGGCTGTAGAGGCTTTTTTAAAGGAAAAGCTGGCTGACCTCGTGCCCGGCGCGTGTTTTCTCGCTGAGGAAAGCAGCCGTGATGATGAAGCGCCAGACGAGCTTTGCTGGATCATCGACCCTGTGGACGGCACCACCAACTTTGTGCATCGCATTCCGCAGGTGGGCACCTCAGTGGCCCTGTGGCACAACGGACGTGTTGAGCTTGGCATTGTCAATGCACCCATGCTCCATCGCTGCTACTGGTCGGCGCGTGGTCACGGAGCCTTTTGCAATGGCAAGCCCATTGCCGTGAGTGGTGTGGACTGTCTCAATGACGCCCTGGTGGGCACAGGTTTTCCCTATGATATTGCCACCCGGCTGCCGGAAATACTGGAACGCCTCGCCCTGGTTTTACCCATGGCGCAAGGTGTACGGCGCATTGGCGCGGCCTCCATTGATCTGGCCTACGTCGCCAGCGGAAAGCTGGATATTTTTTATGAATCCGGGCTCAAGCCGTGGGACTTTGCGGCGGGCATGCTGCTTGTGGAAGAGGCGGGGGGACGCGTCAGCAACCTGAACGGCGATCCCCTGCATTTTGGCGAACCCCTGCTTGCAAGCAACGGACGTTTGCACGCTCTGGCCGTCGACTTGCTGAGCCCCACGACCTGAGTACCACGATCTAGCATCACGAACTGGGCGTAATCCAGATCAGCGGCAAAAACAGCGCCGCTCAGAAATGCGAGAGGTATCCGCCCTCAAGGGCGGCGTACATGACAGGGGAGAGCAGGTCGCCAAAGTGTGCGCCCAATCCTTTCATCTCATCCTGATCCACCAGCAGGTGCCTGTCGCGTGCCATGGCCCTGGCTTTAATGATGGAATGCGGCAGGCTGGCCGTATACAGGTGAAGAAAGGACAGGCCATTGCTGGCCGAGGGCGGCATGAGGCCCAGGCAGGCAAGGCGGCCGCCCTCCTGGCTCCATTCGCGAAACAGGATATCCTGTGCGCTGCTCTCGCACGACATGCCGGCTGCAACCTGGCCGTATGACGAAAATCCCCAACCCTGTTCGCCCAGGGTCAGCAGGGCGCGCCCCCGTCTGTCGCGGACAAGCAGCGCCACGGCCCGGTGCGGCAGGCATTGGCGCAAAACATCTTCTTTCGCCATAATGCACAGGGGCGCATTGTTGCTGTCCACCACTTCAAGGCTTT harbors:
- a CDS encoding GAF domain-containing protein — protein: MTENSLEKHILSIVCSVFDAYSVVLFLPDEEGEGHHLAASFSLGDKIGAKATVLPGKGLVGWIVRNRQPLLVPNFDQRQSNLGYYSGGEEASIKAFMGCPVPTGGALCVDSKRQYSFSDKDHKILQMFAELVARQQGSKGRQDLTGNIPRYFVELGVIQDLRFRYKRWPQFLQNYLRIMVEATGFDYCAFASVDTPGETYCVEAESARLLLDGQEPLILPMGSGITGWVFHNDQPVVAEGVEGAPSTVLFGKLPDMPDFQAAICMPVMVNKSTRGVLCLAHTQPRQIDESMRSFVRQAVDHLALFLENLYLKVRLRTMLPRARLHSDGPQVYDPDSAPMPPQKEN
- a CDS encoding inositol monophosphatase family protein, which produces MIDASSILKNCVDIVLQSGEIIREHWELPSNVRHKGSIDLVTQTDLAVEAFLKEKLADLVPGACFLAEESSRDDEAPDELCWIIDPVDGTTNFVHRIPQVGTSVALWHNGRVELGIVNAPMLHRCYWSARGHGAFCNGKPIAVSGVDCLNDALVGTGFPYDIATRLPEILERLALVLPMAQGVRRIGAASIDLAYVASGKLDIFYESGLKPWDFAAGMLLVEEAGGRVSNLNGDPLHFGEPLLASNGRLHALAVDLLSPTT
- a CDS encoding rod shape-determining protein, whose amino-acid sequence is MLLRRFFRFLSKDIAMDLGTANTLLYTRAHGIVVNEPSVVALDALSGKVLAVGAAAKEYIGRTPQRIRAVRPMKDGVIADFDVTRAMISYFVRKAITGLRLVRPSMSICIPTGITQVEKRAVIDAAMLAGAADISMIEEPMAAAIGADLPIHEPLGNLVLDIGGGTSEVAVITLSGVANTQSVRIAGDAMNLAVQRFMRDAFRMEVGDNTAENVKKIIGSAMPIPNAPILEVSGKDMVRGGPRVVKVTEAHVREALREPVQAILEVVLRALEKTPPELAADIYRNGMLMAGGGSLLKGLDEYIARETRLKVFVDKDPLTTVLRGTAKAMLDRETYRSVFIN
- a CDS encoding NUDIX hydrolase yields the protein MKTIPYDCLKNPAQSLEVVDSNNAPLCIMAKEDVLRQCLPHRAVALLVRDRRGRALLTLGEQGWGFSSYGQVAAGMSCESSAQDILFREWSQEGGRLACLGLMPPSASNGLSFLHLYTASLPHSIIKARAMARDRHLLVDQDEMKGLGAHFGDLLSPVMYAALEGGYLSHF